A stretch of Anaerobacillus alkaliphilus DNA encodes these proteins:
- a CDS encoding staygreen family protein yields MSNFDLEKLSVTVYPPVTSLQPVVGRKYTLTHSDDTGMLFLDIGSDYNYQAINTKMRDEVLAEWQVNKMMEISLVGFAYVDSGEYSKEEAEFRLTIFHKEMETALKGIINGDHFFLLNYPMLLDAPIFIYFQSVYPGYHGKKYFGTPRDYLFQ; encoded by the coding sequence ATGTCTAATTTTGATTTAGAAAAACTATCCGTAACTGTCTATCCCCCAGTTACTTCACTTCAACCGGTCGTCGGCCGAAAATACACCCTTACCCACTCTGATGATACAGGAATGTTGTTTTTAGATATTGGGTCAGACTACAATTACCAGGCGATTAATACAAAAATGAGAGATGAGGTACTGGCTGAATGGCAAGTAAACAAGATGATGGAAATTTCCCTAGTAGGCTTTGCCTATGTCGACAGTGGTGAATACAGTAAGGAAGAGGCTGAATTTAGGTTAACTATCTTTCATAAGGAAATGGAAACGGCATTAAAAGGAATTATTAACGGAGATCATTTCTTCCTTCTAAATTACCCAATGTTACTAGATGCTCCCATCTTTATCTATTTTCAATCTGTTTATCCAGGGTATCACGGAAAAAAGTACTTTGGCACGCCTAGAGATTACTTATTTCAATAG
- a CDS encoding MSMEG_1061 family FMN-dependent PPOX-type flavoprotein yields the protein MEKINFSRNAITTEEELREIIGEPHELVVKKSISFLDEHCKKLISMSPLLFLSTANAEGNCDVSPRGDLPGTINILNKNQLVIPDRPGNKRLDSILNIISNPNVGLVFLIPGLEEVLRINGRATVFNDKEVLEKMSLKGKAPLLGIGIDVEECFIHCPRALKESNIWKPTSWQDIGNVPSIMKIFTDHLKLNGVEVKE from the coding sequence ATGGAGAAAATAAACTTTTCTCGTAATGCAATTACAACAGAGGAGGAACTAAGAGAAATAATTGGGGAGCCGCATGAATTAGTAGTTAAGAAGAGTATTTCTTTTTTAGATGAGCATTGCAAAAAGTTAATATCTATGTCACCACTACTGTTTCTTTCCACAGCTAATGCTGAAGGAAACTGCGATGTTTCGCCACGAGGTGATTTGCCGGGCACAATCAACATTTTAAATAAAAATCAATTAGTCATACCGGATCGTCCTGGTAATAAAAGGCTAGATTCAATTTTAAATATAATATCTAATCCTAACGTGGGCCTTGTGTTTTTGATTCCGGGTTTAGAAGAGGTACTACGTATTAACGGCCGAGCTACGGTTTTTAACGATAAAGAAGTACTAGAAAAGATGAGTTTAAAAGGGAAAGCACCATTATTGGGAATAGGAATAGATGTAGAGGAATGTTTTATTCATTGTCCAAGAGCATTAAAGGAATCGAATATCTGGAAACCAACTTCATGGCAGGATATCGGAAACGTCCCATCAATTATGAAAATTTTCACTGATCATTTAAAACTTAATGGGGTTGAAGTTAAAGAATAG
- a CDS encoding response regulator transcription factor produces MYKIALVEDDTELRSMIAKMLERYEYEVMNVEDFKNVLERLIELKPDVVLLDVNLPFVDGFHICKNLRNNSNVPIIMISARNTDADQILGVELGADDYVLKPFSVEVLHSKIKASIRRAYGYIAEKTSTVYGDFRLDYRTFTVSFIHNETELTKNEFKILKILVDKSNTIVSREDLLHELWDDVAFVDNNTLNVNISRIKTKLQDLGLTDVIQTKRGFGYKFVPYWLEKENE; encoded by the coding sequence ATGTACAAAATTGCCCTAGTGGAAGATGATACTGAGCTTAGATCTATGATTGCAAAAATGTTAGAAAGATATGAGTACGAAGTGATGAACGTCGAAGACTTCAAAAATGTACTAGAGCGACTCATTGAACTAAAGCCAGATGTCGTTTTACTAGATGTAAATTTACCGTTTGTGGATGGCTTTCATATTTGTAAAAATCTAAGAAACAACAGTAATGTGCCAATCATTATGATTTCTGCACGCAATACTGATGCTGACCAAATCTTGGGAGTTGAGCTAGGCGCAGATGATTATGTGTTAAAACCGTTTAGTGTTGAGGTGTTGCATTCAAAAATTAAAGCGAGTATAAGACGAGCTTACGGCTATATAGCTGAAAAAACAAGCACTGTTTATGGTGATTTCAGATTAGATTACCGTACCTTTACTGTGTCATTCATCCATAATGAAACTGAATTAACCAAAAATGAGTTTAAAATTTTAAAGATATTAGTTGATAAATCGAATACAATTGTGTCTCGTGAAGACTTGTTACATGAGCTTTGGGATGATGTGGCGTTTGTAGATAATAATACATTGAACGTAAATATCTCTAGGATAAAAACGAAACTACAGGATTTAGGGCTGACGGATGTCATTCAAACAAAGAGAGGCTTCGGTTATAAATTTGTTCCGTATTGGTTGGAGAAAGAAAATGAATAA
- a CDS encoding FecCD family ABC transporter permease produces the protein MINKSMNFIMVGRTKRRRRFILVTSLLSSIAFVLCCTMLMLGNTIYPVQDVILVLLGEDVKGASFAVGTIRLPRMLVGVFAGFAFGVGGYVFQTMLRNPLANPNVIGITAGSSAAAVFCIIVLQASNMVISIASVVGGLTTVLAIFLLSKGTSFSIGRLILIGIGIQAMLNAVISYLLLIGQHHDIPTAMRWLTGSLNGANMENLYPLIITVLIFAPVVIILGKRLDMLELGEQAATSLGVDTNKTRLVLVISSVLIIALATATTGPIAFVAFLAGPIAKRLVGVGFSNIIPAGLVGIILVLASDLIGQFAFVTRYPVGVITGILGAPYLIYLLIRINRRGDL, from the coding sequence ATGATAAATAAATCTATGAATTTTATTATGGTAGGTAGAACAAAGAGACGTCGTCGTTTTATACTCGTGACTTCCTTGCTTTCAAGTATTGCTTTCGTACTTTGTTGCACGATGCTTATGCTAGGAAATACGATTTACCCTGTACAGGATGTAATCCTAGTTCTTCTAGGGGAGGATGTTAAAGGTGCATCATTTGCAGTAGGAACAATACGTCTACCGAGAATGCTTGTAGGTGTTTTTGCTGGATTTGCTTTCGGAGTCGGTGGATACGTATTCCAGACCATGTTACGAAACCCTTTAGCAAACCCAAATGTCATCGGTATAACAGCTGGTTCAAGTGCAGCCGCAGTATTTTGTATAATTGTTCTTCAGGCGAGTAATATGGTTATTTCTATTGCTTCTGTTGTTGGTGGACTTACTACGGTGTTAGCTATTTTCCTATTATCAAAAGGAACTTCTTTTTCTATCGGAAGACTGATCTTAATAGGAATTGGAATTCAAGCGATGCTAAACGCTGTAATTTCCTATTTGTTACTGATTGGTCAGCATCACGATATTCCTACTGCGATGAGATGGCTAACTGGTAGTCTAAATGGAGCTAACATGGAAAATCTATATCCGCTGATCATAACAGTTCTTATCTTCGCACCTGTCGTCATCATACTTGGAAAACGATTAGATATGTTAGAACTAGGCGAACAAGCAGCAACATCACTTGGAGTTGATACTAATAAGACAAGACTTGTCCTTGTTATCAGTTCGGTCCTTATCATTGCCTTAGCTACCGCTACAACAGGACCTATCGCATTTGTTGCTTTCCTTGCTGGACCTATTGCCAAAAGACTAGTTGGTGTAGGTTTTTCAAACATTATTCCTGCAGGTCTTGTTGGGATCATTTTAGTTTTAGCATCAGATCTTATTGGACAATTCGCATTTGTGACTAGATACCCTGTAGGTGTCATCACAGGCATCCTTGGTGCGCCATACTTGATCTACTTGCTAATTCGAATTAATCGAAGGGGAGACTTATAA
- a CDS encoding methyl-accepting chemotaxis protein produces the protein MKKQIENMLIIGFGFYLISVITHVFHRLFNLTNDHGHSSMSHIVYSNNQTMFLNFLLILPFIFLITAFIGYKRNSKNISLLIMLTLVLTSVSIVGGGQGMEAYHFSIFTVVALLYYFEDIKLLIIATVIFAIQHVLGFFIPFLTPIVFGVENYSFTMLVIHALFLVLTSSAIIWLIVNKQKYDSQIFQERAEKNQLLTNLIREINETSSTLVGTSTELYTIANRSKEYSSEVNNVLMKAHEDSRDQLESSETSSAAIEQTAAAIQNISLNISQVSKFSSGTGNAAQKGNQSVSNAINQMENVSNSVNELATVIEDLETRSKNIGEIIKTISDISEQTNLLALNASIEAARAGEQGRGFAVVASEVRKLAEKSNSSADEIGALISQIQHKATLAGNSMKQTLVETKEGLSLITDVGGVFKGIIDDALSTSEKIKEISVISGEMAAGTDSLTTSVEAVSNTAHNSYEKLGNAAAIAQKQDNLNNELVYSSEKLNVTSEKLSRLVKNIKI, from the coding sequence ATGAAAAAACAAATCGAAAATATGTTGATTATAGGTTTTGGTTTTTATTTGATCTCTGTAATTACCCATGTTTTTCATAGGCTATTTAACTTAACCAATGACCATGGACATAGTTCAATGAGTCATATCGTCTATAGTAATAATCAAACAATGTTCTTAAATTTTCTGTTGATTTTGCCATTCATATTCCTTATCACAGCCTTTATTGGATACAAAAGAAATTCTAAAAATATATCATTACTTATTATGCTTACACTAGTTTTGACAAGTGTCTCGATTGTAGGTGGTGGACAAGGGATGGAAGCATATCACTTTTCAATTTTTACAGTAGTAGCATTACTATATTATTTTGAAGATATAAAACTACTAATTATAGCGACCGTCATATTTGCTATCCAACATGTTTTAGGATTTTTTATCCCGTTCTTAACACCAATCGTATTCGGGGTAGAAAACTATTCTTTTACAATGTTAGTTATACATGCCTTGTTCTTAGTGCTAACTTCTAGCGCAATCATTTGGTTAATCGTGAATAAGCAAAAGTATGACTCACAAATTTTTCAAGAAAGAGCAGAGAAAAATCAGTTGTTGACCAATTTAATTCGAGAAATTAATGAGACATCCAGTACACTAGTGGGTACTTCAACGGAATTATATACGATAGCTAATCGTTCAAAAGAGTACAGCTCTGAAGTGAATAATGTGTTAATGAAAGCGCATGAGGATAGCAGGGATCAATTAGAGAGTTCAGAAACTAGTAGTGCAGCTATTGAACAGACTGCGGCAGCTATACAAAACATCTCTCTAAATATTTCACAAGTATCGAAGTTTTCTTCTGGGACAGGAAACGCCGCACAGAAGGGGAACCAATCTGTATCGAATGCAATTAATCAAATGGAGAATGTATCAAATTCAGTTAATGAATTAGCAACAGTCATTGAAGACTTAGAAACTCGTTCTAAAAATATTGGAGAAATCATTAAAACGATATCGGACATTTCCGAACAAACCAATTTACTTGCTTTAAATGCCTCTATTGAAGCTGCAAGGGCTGGTGAGCAGGGGAGAGGCTTTGCGGTAGTAGCATCTGAAGTTAGAAAGTTAGCAGAGAAATCAAATAGTTCTGCAGACGAAATTGGAGCTCTCATTAGCCAAATTCAACATAAGGCTACTCTAGCAGGTAATTCTATGAAGCAGACGTTAGTAGAGACGAAAGAGGGTCTCTCATTAATTACAGACGTTGGAGGAGTCTTTAAAGGAATTATTGATGATGCTTTAAGTACATCGGAGAAGATAAAAGAAATCTCCGTCATTTCGGGTGAAATGGCAGCAGGAACTGATAGCTTAACAACTTCAGTAGAAGCAGTAAGTAATACAGCTCATAACTCCTATGAAAAGTTAGGTAATGCAGCAGCTATTGCTCAAAAACAAGATAATTTGAATAATGAACTCGTTTATAGCTCTGAGAAACTTAATGTGACTTCCGAGAAACTTAGTAGACTTGTGAAGAATATAAAAATTTAA
- a CDS encoding ABC transporter ATP-binding protein translates to MKPTHIFQSEKVTAGYDHKTILHDVSISIPSNRISIIIGANGCGKSTLLKTMARLIKPTSGQVTLDGKPINKIPPKQLARVLGLLPQSPIVPEGITVADLVGRGRYPHQTFLKGWTKKDYEAVAEAMEIMNITEFADHNIDELSGGQRQRVWIAMALAQQTDILFLDEPTTYLDITYQVEILDLLTDLNRKHGKTIVMVLHDINLSARYADYIFALHKGKLVAEGEPSKIITSKLIEDIFGLHCTVIKDPVSDSPSVVPIGRHHNKLKMYS, encoded by the coding sequence ATGAAACCAACACATATTTTTCAATCTGAAAAAGTTACTGCTGGATACGATCATAAAACAATTCTGCACGATGTTAGCATTTCAATTCCAAGTAATAGAATAAGTATTATTATTGGAGCCAATGGTTGTGGTAAATCTACACTTCTTAAAACGATGGCCAGACTTATTAAACCTACTTCCGGGCAAGTTACCTTGGATGGAAAACCAATCAATAAAATTCCACCGAAACAGTTGGCCCGTGTGCTAGGACTTTTACCTCAATCACCGATTGTACCTGAGGGAATTACAGTTGCAGATTTAGTTGGGAGAGGAAGATATCCTCACCAAACGTTTCTAAAAGGTTGGACAAAAAAGGATTATGAAGCTGTTGCTGAGGCAATGGAAATTATGAATATTACTGAATTTGCCGATCACAATATTGACGAGCTATCAGGTGGCCAAAGACAGCGTGTATGGATTGCGATGGCACTGGCACAGCAAACAGATATCTTATTTTTGGATGAACCGACTACCTATTTAGATATCACCTATCAAGTCGAAATTCTCGATCTGTTGACTGACCTTAATCGAAAACATGGGAAAACGATTGTGATGGTTCTTCATGATATCAACTTATCCGCTCGTTATGCAGACTATATATTTGCTCTTCATAAAGGAAAGCTTGTTGCAGAAGGAGAGCCGTCAAAGATTATTACAAGCAAATTGATTGAAGACATTTTTGGTCTTCATTGCACAGTAATCAAAGATCCTGTTTCTGACTCTCCTTCTGTCGTACCAATTGGAAGGCATCATAATAAATTGAAAATGTACTCCTAA
- a CDS encoding iron-siderophore ABC transporter substrate-binding protein, with translation MNTKRKISLITTLLIAIFIFALVGCSGQQASNQPASSEAPKTETANAEASTSEYPIVIKHAFGETVIEEKPERVVTISWANHDVVLALNVVPVGFSASNYGVQDDSGMLPWTKEKLKELGEETPNIFQDTDGLDFEAIADANPDVILSAYSGITQEDYDTLSKIAPVVAYQTSPWIASWREQITFNSLGMGMAAEGEKLIADTEKLIQDKANEHAEIKGKKAAFGMFMVADLSKFYIYTPGDPRGAFLGELGMEFPESLKSQMTDPNSFYIELSAENADALKDAEVLIAYGDENTLKTLQADPILGKVPAIESGSVVIIGDSTPLAAAGNPNPLSIKYSIDEYLSLISEAVSKVK, from the coding sequence ATGAACACAAAACGAAAAATTTCATTAATCACAACACTACTAATCGCTATATTTATATTCGCACTAGTTGGTTGCTCGGGTCAGCAAGCTAGTAATCAACCAGCATCGAGTGAAGCGCCTAAGACGGAAACAGCTAACGCTGAAGCCTCAACATCTGAATATCCAATTGTGATCAAGCATGCATTTGGGGAAACTGTAATTGAAGAGAAACCTGAACGCGTTGTTACAATTTCATGGGCTAACCACGATGTAGTTCTTGCTCTTAATGTTGTACCTGTGGGCTTTTCAGCTTCAAATTATGGTGTTCAAGATGATAGCGGAATGTTACCTTGGACAAAAGAGAAATTAAAAGAACTTGGTGAAGAAACACCTAATATTTTTCAAGACACTGACGGTTTAGATTTTGAAGCAATTGCTGATGCTAACCCAGATGTCATTCTTTCGGCATACTCAGGAATTACTCAAGAAGACTATGACACTTTAAGTAAAATTGCTCCAGTTGTTGCTTATCAAACTAGCCCTTGGATTGCTTCATGGAGAGAGCAAATTACATTCAACTCTTTGGGAATGGGCATGGCTGCAGAAGGAGAAAAGCTTATTGCTGATACAGAGAAATTAATCCAAGATAAAGCAAATGAACATGCTGAAATTAAAGGAAAAAAAGCTGCATTTGGTATGTTTATGGTTGCAGATTTATCTAAATTTTACATTTACACACCAGGAGATCCACGCGGTGCATTCCTTGGTGAACTAGGAATGGAATTTCCTGAAAGCCTAAAGAGTCAAATGACGGATCCAAATAGCTTTTATATTGAATTAAGTGCTGAAAATGCAGATGCTCTTAAAGATGCTGAAGTTTTAATAGCTTATGGTGATGAGAATACGTTAAAAACGCTACAAGCGGATCCAATCCTCGGGAAGGTTCCAGCAATTGAAAGCGGTTCTGTTGTAATTATTGGCGATAGCACACCACTTGCGGCTGCTGGAAATCCAAACCCGCTTTCAATAAAGTATTCGATCGATGAGTATTTAAGTTTAATCTCAGAAGCAGTTAGCAAAGTAAAATAA
- a CDS encoding copper amine oxidase N-terminal domain-containing protein, whose amino-acid sequence MNSKKMIALVLSTSVLTLSAGTIFASKDISQVEGGHEIIPISAEIDQINQSHYHSFTGSVTEMRESDGVEGSMIVTVKNDQKQIANIIISKDTYLLGENPLEVGTVITGFYDAHAPMLMIYPPQYNTEVVVVGELGDNIKVDLFDQNLVSADFFLKLNVSEETEIISQNGENFEGDVSNRHLAVLYGITTRSIPAQTSPSKIIVLNKKQEFYQDVASMDIVVDNQKIEAPSPYQNEDGVIMIPVRAIAEALGFPATWEGKTQSVRIGMGITLTIGKDYYTYMRTAPIYLGAAPELINGVTYVPLHFFTDVMRLTNAYVFEGQIVIDDLEKME is encoded by the coding sequence ATGAATTCAAAAAAAATGATTGCATTAGTACTATCGACCTCTGTTTTAACTTTATCAGCGGGCACCATTTTTGCTTCTAAAGATATTAGTCAAGTTGAAGGGGGGCATGAAATTATACCAATTAGTGCAGAGATTGATCAAATCAACCAATCTCATTATCATTCTTTCACGGGAAGTGTTACTGAAATGAGAGAATCGGATGGTGTAGAGGGCTCAATGATCGTGACAGTTAAAAATGATCAAAAACAAATCGCGAATATAATTATTAGTAAAGACACGTATCTACTTGGTGAAAATCCTCTAGAGGTTGGTACAGTTATTACTGGGTTCTATGATGCCCACGCACCTATGCTAATGATATATCCCCCTCAATATAATACAGAAGTTGTTGTCGTGGGAGAACTCGGTGATAACATCAAGGTAGATCTGTTTGATCAAAATTTAGTAAGTGCAGATTTTTTTCTAAAACTGAACGTTTCTGAGGAAACAGAGATTATTTCTCAAAATGGAGAAAATTTTGAAGGGGATGTAAGCAATCGACACTTAGCTGTTCTATATGGCATAACTACAAGAAGTATTCCTGCACAAACTTCACCTTCGAAAATTATTGTCTTAAATAAGAAACAAGAGTTCTATCAAGATGTAGCGTCCATGGATATCGTTGTCGACAATCAAAAAATTGAAGCTCCTTCTCCTTACCAAAACGAAGATGGGGTTATCATGATACCTGTTCGGGCGATAGCTGAAGCATTAGGATTTCCTGCCACATGGGAAGGTAAAACACAAAGTGTCAGAATAGGCATGGGTATTACCCTTACAATTGGAAAAGATTATTATACCTACATGAGAACAGCGCCAATCTACTTAGGAGCTGCACCCGAACTAATAAATGGAGTCACATATGTTCCTCTTCACTTTTTTACAGATGTGATGAGGTTAACAAATGCCTATGTATTTGAAGGGCAAATCGTTATAGATGACCTAGAGAAAATGGAATAA
- a CDS encoding sensor histidine kinase gives MNKVILIAFIKDHLSFTIALYSSAALILLFVWLQTDQQMEFIYPFLLVTFIYIIFMIFRLVQYVRFRKILELESPRDTEENHLSEEQKVVLAMLNQFKSQSLRTINNLEAQNKSKHKVISQIVHNIKTPTAVIDLLVQNSKVDKMDSALEVIDKIHKENRSINENLDQVLSYLRLDYFHHDFSIEEINLNEQLREIINQKKEQFIFNHVFPRFVTTEQANLVLTDKKWNRMLLDQLLSNAIKYTSIKEGEKTITLSIIQENNRVYLTIEDTGIGISEYDLKRVFEPFFTGDNGRKVRNATGIGLFICQNIADRLNHQITLSSKVGEGTKVIVSYLTKL, from the coding sequence ATGAATAAGGTTATTTTAATAGCTTTTATCAAAGACCATTTGTCTTTTACGATAGCTCTTTATAGTAGTGCTGCACTTATTCTTCTCTTTGTCTGGCTACAAACAGATCAACAAATGGAGTTCATTTATCCATTTTTATTAGTTACGTTTATTTATATTATTTTCATGATCTTTCGTTTGGTCCAGTATGTTCGGTTTCGAAAAATATTAGAGCTAGAAAGTCCAAGAGATACAGAAGAAAACCATCTTTCAGAAGAACAGAAAGTAGTTCTAGCTATGCTAAATCAATTCAAAAGCCAATCTTTAAGAACGATTAATAACCTTGAAGCTCAGAATAAATCTAAACATAAAGTCATCTCACAAATTGTTCACAATATAAAAACACCAACTGCCGTTATTGATTTACTTGTACAGAACAGTAAAGTAGATAAGATGGATTCGGCCCTTGAAGTAATTGACAAAATACATAAAGAAAATCGCTCTATTAATGAAAACCTTGACCAAGTGTTAAGTTATCTTCGATTAGATTACTTTCATCATGATTTTTCGATCGAAGAAATCAACCTCAACGAGCAGTTAAGGGAAATAATTAATCAGAAAAAAGAACAATTTATTTTCAATCATGTGTTTCCTCGTTTTGTTACAACAGAACAAGCAAATCTAGTGCTAACAGATAAAAAGTGGAATCGAATGCTTTTAGATCAGCTTTTATCAAATGCCATTAAGTACACTTCAATAAAAGAAGGGGAAAAAACGATAACCCTCTCTATTATCCAAGAGAATAATCGTGTCTACCTAACGATAGAAGATACAGGGATTGGTATCTCAGAATATGATTTAAAACGGGTATTTGAACCGTTCTTTACTGGCGATAATGGAAGAAAGGTGAGAAATGCTACAGGGATTGGCCTTTTTATTTGTCAGAACATCGCTGATCGCCTCAATCATCAGATTACGCTATCTTCCAAAGTGGGCGAAGGAACGAAGGTCATCGTGTCTTATCTTACGAAACTGTAA
- a CDS encoding FecCD family ABC transporter permease — translation MIHPSVSENKQLLIPNNFIRVLLFLIILLGISVVASLAFGARTIGWNELMDGLFRPDVQSHEAIVVRQRIARTVFSLLCGAALGVSGSLMQSVTRNPIADPSILGVNTGAALFVVCGISFLNINTPNQYIWLALAGAVITAIFVFGIGSMGSGGATPLKLVLAGAATSAALSSLVIAIMIPRSNVMDQFRFWQVGSVGAGNWSTISTFIPFLIVGIVIALFAAPALNALALGDEAATGLGVRTGTLRLIAAFGGVLLCGAATALAGPIGFIGLIATHVIRLVIGPDLRYVIPMSALSGAIILTISDIFGRLIGSPGELEVGIVTAFIGAPILILITMKAKMRAL, via the coding sequence ATGATACATCCATCCGTTTCAGAAAATAAGCAGTTACTTATTCCGAACAATTTCATAAGAGTTCTTTTATTCCTTATTATTTTACTAGGTATAAGTGTAGTGGCTTCTCTTGCCTTTGGCGCTCGTACAATTGGATGGAATGAACTAATGGATGGTTTGTTCCGCCCTGATGTACAGTCCCATGAAGCAATTGTTGTTCGCCAAAGAATTGCTAGAACTGTTTTTAGTTTACTGTGTGGTGCTGCATTAGGGGTTTCTGGGTCTCTTATGCAATCAGTCACTCGTAATCCTATTGCAGATCCTAGTATATTAGGAGTAAACACAGGGGCAGCTCTTTTTGTAGTATGTGGAATCTCCTTTTTAAATATTAATACTCCTAATCAATATATTTGGCTTGCACTAGCAGGAGCGGTCATAACTGCCATTTTTGTATTCGGAATTGGTTCTATGGGGAGTGGCGGTGCCACCCCCCTTAAACTAGTTTTAGCAGGTGCCGCTACAAGTGCAGCATTATCTTCTCTTGTGATTGCAATTATGATCCCTCGCTCAAACGTGATGGATCAATTTAGATTTTGGCAGGTAGGTAGTGTTGGAGCAGGAAATTGGAGTACTATTTCCACTTTTATTCCTTTTCTTATTGTAGGAATAGTAATAGCACTATTTGCGGCTCCGGCATTAAATGCACTAGCATTAGGGGATGAAGCTGCTACTGGGTTGGGAGTCCGTACTGGGACACTTAGACTCATTGCTGCTTTTGGTGGTGTTCTACTGTGTGGTGCTGCGACTGCATTAGCAGGTCCTATTGGCTTTATTGGTTTAATAGCGACACACGTAATCCGCCTCGTCATTGGTCCTGATTTACGTTATGTTATCCCGATGTCAGCCCTTTCAGGCGCCATTATCTTAACTATATCTGATATATTCGGTAGGCTTATTGGAAGTCCTGGTGAGCTAGAAGTTGGTATAGTTACCGCATTTATTGGGGCACCTATTTTAATCTTAATAACTATGAAAGCGAAAATGCGTGCGTTATGA
- a CDS encoding ABC transporter ATP-binding protein, producing MICMIKATNVKKVYGGGKDFAETLAINNLTIELKQGEFTAIMGPSGSGKSSLLNILSGFDQPTSGEVVIQGQNIHTMTGDELALFRRSHIGYIFQEFNLLDSLTIQENVMLPMILNKETTAHMNKKALGLMELLGISIIKNKYPYQVSGGQQQRTAVCRALINDTSVIFADEPTGNLDSKASKIVLECLRKTNETYGTTILLVTHDPFAASYSEKVLFLKDGSIRTQLYKKGTQEQFTKEILDHLAFLEEDDYDI from the coding sequence ATGATTTGTATGATTAAGGCGACGAATGTAAAGAAGGTTTACGGCGGTGGTAAGGACTTTGCCGAAACACTGGCAATTAACAACTTAACAATTGAGTTGAAACAGGGTGAATTTACAGCAATCATGGGACCATCGGGGAGCGGGAAATCCTCTTTGCTTAATATTCTAAGCGGCTTTGATCAACCGACATCAGGAGAAGTAGTAATTCAGGGTCAAAACATTCATACGATGACAGGTGATGAGTTAGCATTGTTTAGGCGATCGCACATCGGTTACATTTTCCAAGAATTTAATTTGCTTGATAGTTTAACAATTCAGGAAAACGTTATGCTACCTATGATTTTGAATAAGGAAACAACGGCACATATGAATAAAAAAGCCTTGGGGTTAATGGAGCTTTTAGGGATCAGCATCATTAAGAACAAATATCCTTACCAGGTTTCAGGTGGTCAGCAACAGCGGACGGCGGTTTGTCGGGCTCTCATTAATGATACTTCGGTTATTTTTGCCGATGAACCTACCGGAAATCTAGACTCAAAAGCTTCTAAAATTGTTTTAGAATGTTTACGGAAAACCAATGAAACTTATGGTACTACTATTTTGTTAGTAACACACGATCCTTTTGCGGCTAGTTACAGTGAGAAAGTTTTGTTTTTAAAGGATGGTTCAATTCGGACACAACTCTACAAAAAAGGCACACAAGAGCAATTTACAAAGGAAATCCTAGATCACCTTGCTTTCTTGGAGGAAGATGACTATGACATATAA